In Chryseobacterium oranimense, a single window of DNA contains:
- a CDS encoding iron-containing alcohol dehydrogenase — MLNFEFKNPTKILFGKGEIAKISREVPKDARILMIYGGGSIKNNGVYDQVKEALKDHDLYEFGGVPANPEYEVLLDALSFIKEKNINYLLAVGGGSVIDGTKFLSAAAHYEGEPWDILKNSVRTFEGEGMPFGSILTLPATGSEMNSGYVISRRETNEKLSSGGPGLFPQFSVLDPEVIRTIPKNQIVNGITDAYTHVLEQYMTAPSSADLQERIAESILISLQETAPKVLADDFDYDAAGNFMWCCTMALNGLIQKGVITDWAVHAMGHELTAYFGIDHARTLAVIAPSHYRYNFETKKGKLAQYAERVWGIKDGTVEEKAEKGIKKMEDFFHSLNIKTKLSEYTEDYKGTAEKVEKAFTDRNWSGLGEYKKLTPQDAYKIVEMSY, encoded by the coding sequence ATGCTTAATTTCGAATTTAAAAATCCTACAAAAATACTTTTTGGAAAAGGTGAAATCGCTAAAATTTCCCGTGAAGTTCCAAAGGACGCCAGAATATTAATGATTTACGGAGGCGGAAGCATCAAAAACAATGGTGTTTACGATCAGGTAAAAGAAGCTCTGAAAGATCATGATTTATATGAATTTGGCGGTGTTCCTGCCAATCCTGAATATGAAGTACTGCTGGATGCCTTAAGCTTTATCAAAGAAAAAAACATCAATTACCTTCTGGCTGTAGGCGGAGGATCGGTTATTGACGGAACCAAGTTCCTTTCAGCAGCTGCTCATTATGAGGGTGAACCGTGGGATATTCTTAAAAATTCGGTGAGAACGTTTGAAGGTGAAGGAATGCCTTTCGGAAGTATCCTTACTTTGCCGGCCACCGGCTCCGAAATGAATTCAGGCTATGTGATATCGAGAAGAGAAACCAATGAAAAATTGTCTTCCGGCGGTCCCGGACTTTTTCCACAGTTTTCTGTTTTAGACCCGGAAGTGATCAGAACGATTCCTAAAAACCAGATTGTAAACGGAATTACCGATGCTTACACTCATGTTCTGGAACAGTATATGACCGCTCCTTCTTCTGCTGATCTTCAGGAAAGAATTGCAGAAAGCATTCTGATCAGCCTGCAGGAAACAGCTCCTAAAGTTTTGGCCGATGATTTTGATTATGATGCTGCCGGGAATTTTATGTGGTGCTGTACAATGGCTCTCAACGGACTTATCCAGAAAGGGGTAATCACTGACTGGGCTGTACATGCTATGGGCCATGAACTGACCGCTTATTTCGGAATCGACCATGCAAGAACTTTAGCTGTTATTGCTCCTTCCCATTACCGTTATAATTTTGAGACAAAGAAAGGAAAGCTTGCTCAGTATGCTGAAAGAGTATGGGGAATCAAAGACGGGACTGTGGAAGAAAAAGCAGAAAAAGGAATTAAAAAAATGGAGGATTTTTTCCACAGCCTGAATATCAAAACCAAACTTTCGGAATATACGGAAGACTATAAAGGAACTGCAGAAAAAGTGGAAAAAGCATTCACGGACAGAAACTGGTCCGGACTTGGTGAATACAAAAAACTGACCCCTCAGGACGCCTATAAAATTGTGGAGATGAGTTATTAG
- a CDS encoding lipocalin family protein, with product MKKQLLLFAFSALALTSCKDDNIEAYELEMMSGDWKVSKIETISGKDNKTVIKTETPSDCEAKNILHFRSDYYTSYTYYSEVGLECQMAGKTEGKYTYTEESKLLSIKNDNDTERWYRVEVLTSHDLKLAQLFNSSDQNGDGVADLTYVSYKR from the coding sequence ATGAAAAAACAGCTACTTTTATTTGCCTTTTCTGCTTTAGCATTAACTTCCTGTAAAGATGACAATATCGAAGCTTATGAATTAGAAATGATGAGCGGAGACTGGAAGGTGAGCAAAATAGAAACTATTTCCGGAAAGGACAATAAAACAGTAATTAAGACCGAAACACCTTCTGACTGTGAGGCTAAAAACATTCTGCATTTCAGAAGTGACTATTATACAAGCTATACCTACTATTCCGAAGTCGGGCTTGAGTGCCAGATGGCAGGAAAAACTGAAGGTAAATACACTTACACTGAAGAGTCTAAACTGCTAAGTATAAAAAATGACAATGATACTGAAAGATGGTACAGAGTGGAAGTTCTTACCAGCCATGATCTGAAACTGGCACAGTTATTCAACTCCTCTGATCAGAACGGTGATGGTGTTGCTGATCTCACCTACGTTAGCTACAAAAGATAA
- a CDS encoding GDSL-type esterase/lipase family protein, with protein MKKILSAFLLLYFALSFSQDKKPMFWQDIQNFKKADQENPPPKDAILLIGSSSFTKWTDVASYFPGKTIINRGFGGSRMTDLNDFSDDLLTPYQPKQIIIYCGDNDFADNHDLKAKALVKRFKTFYKKIREKFPVIEVDFISIKYSPSREILWPQMKEANKRIAAFMKKEPNAEFIDITKAMEDANGNVRRDLFVEDMLHLTPEGYAVWAKVMKPYMK; from the coding sequence ATGAAGAAGATTCTTTCAGCATTTCTGTTGCTGTATTTCGCCCTCTCCTTTTCACAGGACAAAAAGCCGATGTTCTGGCAGGACATTCAAAATTTCAAAAAAGCTGATCAGGAAAATCCACCGCCTAAAGATGCTATCTTATTGATTGGAAGCTCATCTTTCACCAAATGGACTGATGTTGCCAGTTATTTTCCCGGAAAAACAATCATCAACAGAGGTTTTGGAGGATCAAGAATGACAGATCTGAATGATTTTTCAGATGATCTTTTAACCCCTTACCAGCCTAAACAGATCATTATCTACTGCGGTGATAATGACTTTGCAGATAATCATGACCTTAAGGCCAAAGCACTGGTAAAAAGATTTAAAACATTCTATAAAAAGATTCGTGAAAAATTCCCTGTTATTGAGGTTGATTTCATTTCTATAAAGTACTCTCCAAGCCGCGAAATCCTCTGGCCGCAGATGAAGGAAGCAAATAAAAGAATTGCCGCTTTCATGAAAAAAGAACCTAATGCCGAATTCATTGATATTACAAAAGCAATGGAGGATGCCAACGGTAATGTAAGAAGAGACCTTTTTGTGGAAGATATGCTTCACTTAACCCCGGAAGGATATGCAGTCTGGGCAAAGGTGATGAAACCTTATATGAAATAA
- a CDS encoding DEAD/DEAH box helicase gives MEKLTFADFDLPVKILDVLADLELFEPTPIQEKSLGPILSGRDVMGIAQTGTGKTLAYLLPVLKTWKYNKTGNPTVLILVPTRELVVQVAEIVEKLTENMTARVIGIYGGKNINTQKLLFNDGCDILVGTPGRVMDLAIDNAISLKEVQKLIIDEFDEMLNLGFRPQLTHIFEMMKPKRQNILFSATMTEAVDEMLDQYFASPVEISLAKSGTPLEKIEQTGYKVENFNTKINLLEHLLKNNEEMSKVLIFTNNKKNSDLLFAKIDELFPEQFDVIHSNKSQNYRLKAMKRFENEEIRGLITTDVMARGLDISNITHVINFETPEIPEQYIHRIGRTGRADKDGKAVTFVTKKEEASILDIELLMDKDLKFADFPAEVKINPKKIASEEDVIIMKNPAQVKLYEGGGAFHEKKDKNKKENWGGPSKRKAPKKFGANRAQQKSISASKSKKKK, from the coding sequence ATGGAAAAACTCACTTTTGCGGATTTTGACCTGCCGGTTAAAATTCTTGATGTTTTAGCGGATCTGGAATTGTTCGAACCTACACCTATTCAGGAAAAAAGCCTTGGGCCTATACTTTCGGGAAGAGATGTAATGGGAATTGCACAAACCGGAACCGGAAAAACATTAGCCTATCTTCTGCCCGTTCTTAAAACATGGAAATACAACAAAACAGGGAATCCTACTGTCTTGATCCTTGTTCCTACAAGAGAACTGGTGGTACAGGTTGCTGAAATTGTTGAGAAACTGACAGAAAATATGACCGCAAGGGTGATCGGAATATATGGAGGGAAAAATATCAATACGCAGAAACTGTTATTTAATGACGGATGTGATATCCTGGTAGGAACTCCGGGAAGGGTAATGGACCTTGCCATTGATAATGCAATTTCATTGAAAGAAGTGCAGAAGCTGATCATTGATGAATTTGATGAAATGCTGAACCTGGGTTTCAGACCGCAGCTTACCCATATTTTCGAAATGATGAAGCCGAAGAGACAGAATATCCTTTTCTCTGCTACCATGACAGAGGCTGTGGATGAGATGCTGGATCAGTACTTTGCCAGTCCTGTGGAAATTTCTTTGGCAAAATCAGGAACACCTCTTGAAAAAATAGAACAGACCGGATATAAAGTTGAAAACTTTAATACCAAGATCAATCTTCTTGAGCACTTACTGAAGAACAACGAAGAGATGTCCAAGGTGTTGATTTTCACCAATAACAAGAAAAATTCTGATCTCCTGTTTGCTAAAATTGATGAGCTTTTCCCTGAACAGTTTGATGTGATTCACTCAAACAAATCTCAGAATTACAGGCTTAAAGCCATGAAAAGATTTGAAAATGAAGAGATCAGAGGGCTGATTACTACCGATGTAATGGCCAGAGGTCTTGATATTTCAAATATTACCCACGTTATCAACTTTGAAACCCCTGAAATTCCTGAACAGTATATTCACAGAATAGGAAGAACGGGTAGGGCGGATAAAGATGGTAAAGCGGTTACTTTTGTGACTAAAAAAGAAGAAGCTTCCATTCTTGATATCGAGCTTTTAATGGACAAAGACCTTAAGTTTGCCGATTTCCCTGCAGAGGTGAAAATAAATCCTAAAAAGATCGCTTCTGAAGAAGATGTGATTATTATGAAAAATCCTGCGCAGGTAAAACTGTATGAAGGAGGAGGAGCTTTCCACGAGAAAAAAGATAAAAACAAGAAAGAAAACTGGGGAGGTCCTTCAAAAAGGAAGGCACCGAAGAAATTTGGAGCCAACAGAGCCCAGCAGAAATCTATATCTGCTTCAAAATCTAAGAAAAAGAAATAA
- a CDS encoding AarF/ABC1/UbiB kinase family protein, producing MFDKQQRKLKRSARLISVLSKYGFKDMLARMNTGNKQEPVSVDPDEVISKGTVYERIRLVLEELGPTFVKLGQTFSNREDLLPPELIQELQKLQDKVDTVEMNVEEILENEFNISVKDHFQEIQKQPLATASIAQVYKAVLLDGSPVILKLKKSDVQTVIEDDLLLIKDLEKIVSAYSEIGEKLNLKQAISTFEKSLLEEVSLVNEKENILHFARNFKNNKETYVPKIYEEYSNNNILCMEFIDGIKVTDKTSLLAHNIDPVKVSEVGLRLFVSQILDYGFFHADPHAGNILVKKDGKIVFIDFGAVGKIQPNDKEILESLIVSFVAKNSHKIVRHLKKMAVSYEIPDERRFENDVEDILNFVHSSSLQNINVQVIINKMKDILKDNRLHMPDYFYLLFKGISLIEGVGRTINPDLDIVKSLHPYTRKILTKKIKPKNLLKTGMDRMMNFTDNVDEIPKELRSVLQKLDDNKFTVSSEIKNIEKTNQLIKSSVVNLILAMILGANMIATAIVFVSESGPRIGELSLVAALGFVFSIILVLVLLLRVTRK from the coding sequence ATGTTTGATAAGCAGCAAAGAAAACTGAAAAGATCGGCCAGGCTTATTTCCGTACTCAGTAAATACGGGTTTAAAGATATGCTGGCGAGAATGAATACAGGAAATAAACAGGAACCGGTTTCTGTTGATCCGGATGAGGTTATTTCTAAAGGAACAGTATACGAAAGAATCAGGCTTGTTTTGGAAGAGCTTGGGCCAACATTTGTAAAGCTGGGGCAGACGTTCAGTAACAGGGAAGACCTGCTTCCGCCGGAACTTATTCAGGAGCTGCAGAAACTTCAGGATAAAGTGGATACGGTGGAGATGAACGTTGAGGAAATTCTGGAAAATGAATTCAACATATCCGTTAAAGATCATTTTCAGGAAATTCAGAAGCAGCCTTTGGCCACTGCGTCTATCGCACAGGTGTACAAAGCCGTTTTGCTGGATGGAAGTCCTGTGATTCTCAAATTAAAAAAATCTGATGTACAGACGGTTATTGAAGATGATCTGCTCCTTATAAAAGATTTGGAGAAGATCGTTTCTGCCTATTCTGAAATTGGAGAAAAACTTAATCTGAAACAGGCCATTTCCACTTTCGAAAAATCTTTGCTCGAAGAAGTTTCCCTGGTCAACGAAAAAGAAAATATCCTGCATTTTGCACGGAATTTTAAGAACAATAAAGAAACCTATGTTCCGAAAATCTATGAAGAATATTCCAATAATAATATTCTCTGTATGGAATTTATCGACGGAATCAAGGTAACCGATAAAACCTCTCTTTTAGCCCATAATATTGACCCCGTAAAAGTATCAGAAGTAGGATTGAGGCTGTTTGTGTCCCAAATCCTGGACTATGGATTTTTCCATGCTGATCCGCATGCCGGCAATATCCTGGTAAAAAAAGACGGGAAAATTGTTTTCATTGATTTTGGTGCCGTAGGAAAGATCCAGCCGAATGATAAGGAAATTCTTGAAAGCCTCATCGTAAGCTTTGTAGCTAAAAATTCACATAAAATTGTGCGTCATCTTAAAAAAATGGCAGTCAGTTACGAAATTCCGGATGAAAGAAGATTTGAAAATGATGTGGAAGATATTCTGAACTTTGTACACAGTTCATCACTGCAGAATATCAATGTTCAGGTGATTATCAATAAAATGAAAGATATTTTAAAGGACAACAGGCTTCATATGCCGGACTATTTTTATCTTTTGTTTAAAGGAATCAGCCTGATAGAAGGTGTTGGAAGAACGATCAACCCGGATCTGGATATCGTGAAAAGCCTTCATCCTTATACCAGAAAAATCCTGACTAAAAAGATCAAGCCAAAAAATCTTTTAAAAACAGGAATGGACAGAATGATGAATTTCACGGATAATGTAGATGAAATTCCCAAAGAGCTCAGATCGGTACTTCAGAAGCTGGATGATAATAAATTCACAGTTTCCAGCGAGATTAAAAATATTGAAAAAACCAATCAGCTGATCAAATCAAGTGTGGTCAATTTGATTCTGGCTATGATTCTGGGAGCCAATATGATTGCCACAGCCATTGTTTTTGTTTCAGAATCAGGCCCAAGGATCGGGGAATTGTCTTTGGTTGCAGCTTTAGGCTTTGTGTTCTCCATTATATTGGTTTTAGTGCTTTTACTGAGAGTAACGAGAAAATAA
- a CDS encoding cold-shock protein, whose translation MTGTVKWFNETKGFGFITPDGGGNDIFCHHTAIQASGLRSLKEGQAVEFDLKDGKKGPEADNVKVVG comes from the coding sequence ATGACAGGAACAGTAAAATGGTTTAACGAAACAAAAGGTTTTGGTTTTATTACACCAGACGGAGGCGGAAATGATATTTTTTGCCACCATACAGCCATTCAGGCATCAGGCCTTAGATCTTTAAAAGAAGGGCAAGCTGTAGAGTTTGACCTTAAAGATGGAAAAAAAGGACCTGAAGCAGACAATGTTAAAGTAGTAGGATAA
- a CDS encoding carbon-nitrogen hydrolase family protein has product MQIETRPLTVQDYDELVVTMKRAYPQMSESIWSKKSIEKLTKIFPKGQICITVDGKLAAVALSIIVNYDDFGDDHTYVDITGNYTFNTHSSTGNVLYGIEVFVDPEFRELRLGRRLYDARKELCELLNLKSIILGGRIPNYHKYSDELSPREYIRRVRDKEIYDPVLSFQLSNNFLPIKILKKYLPEDESSLENAVLLQWNNIYYSKKPNTMQDSIIRLGLVQWQMRHFKNIDAFYEQVEFFVNVMGDYKSDFVLFPELFNTPLLAPFNKLSERDSMIELAKLSEEIKNRISELAISYNVNIISGSMPVFETETNDLYNVSYLLHRDGRIDEYRKIHITPNERKYYGMKGGNEIRVFDTDCGKIGLVICYDVEFPELPRILADQGMKILFVPYLTDTQNAYIRVRHCAAARAIENECYVAIAGCVGNLPGVNNMDIQFGQAAVFTPSDFAFPSNAVKGEATPNTEMTLIVDVDLNLLKDLHHHGSVQVMNDRRKDLYETYLK; this is encoded by the coding sequence ATGCAAATAGAAACGAGACCCCTGACGGTTCAGGATTATGATGAACTGGTCGTTACAATGAAGCGTGCTTACCCGCAGATGTCAGAATCGATATGGTCTAAAAAGAGCATCGAAAAACTTACCAAAATATTCCCTAAAGGGCAGATCTGCATTACAGTAGACGGAAAACTCGCCGCTGTTGCCCTTTCCATTATTGTCAATTATGATGATTTTGGAGATGATCATACTTATGTGGATATTACCGGAAATTATACATTCAATACCCATTCATCAACCGGAAATGTACTTTATGGAATAGAGGTTTTTGTAGATCCCGAGTTTCGTGAACTGCGTTTAGGAAGAAGACTCTACGATGCCAGAAAAGAATTATGTGAGTTGCTTAATCTCAAATCTATCATTCTGGGCGGAAGAATCCCGAACTATCATAAATACAGCGATGAACTTTCCCCGAGAGAATACATCAGAAGAGTCAGAGACAAGGAAATTTACGATCCTGTGCTGTCTTTCCAGCTTTCCAATAATTTTCTACCGATAAAGATTCTCAAAAAATACCTTCCCGAGGATGAATCATCACTGGAAAATGCCGTTTTGCTCCAATGGAACAATATTTATTACAGCAAAAAGCCCAATACCATGCAGGACAGTATCATCCGTCTCGGACTGGTACAGTGGCAGATGAGGCATTTCAAAAATATTGATGCCTTTTATGAGCAGGTAGAGTTTTTTGTGAATGTAATGGGAGATTATAAATCCGACTTTGTTCTTTTTCCGGAGCTCTTCAATACGCCGCTGCTGGCCCCGTTCAATAAACTTTCGGAAAGAGACAGTATGATAGAGTTAGCTAAACTCAGTGAAGAAATCAAGAACAGGATTTCCGAACTCGCCATCAGCTACAATGTCAATATTATTTCTGGAAGTATGCCGGTTTTTGAAACTGAAACCAATGATCTGTATAACGTAAGCTATTTGCTCCACCGTGATGGCCGTATCGATGAATACCGTAAAATTCACATCACCCCAAACGAAAGAAAATATTACGGAATGAAAGGTGGAAACGAAATCCGTGTTTTTGATACCGACTGCGGAAAAATAGGCCTTGTCATCTGTTACGACGTCGAATTTCCGGAGCTTCCGAGGATTTTGGCAGATCAGGGTATGAAAATTCTCTTTGTCCCTTACCTTACCGATACCCAGAATGCCTATATCAGAGTGCGTCACTGCGCCGCGGCAAGAGCTATTGAAAACGAATGCTATGTTGCCATCGCAGGCTGTGTAGGGAACCTTCCGGGTGTGAATAATATGGATATACAGTTCGGGCAGGCCGCAGTGTTTACCCCTTCTGATTTTGCCTTCCCGTCCAATGCTGTAAAAGGAGAAGCCACTCCCAACACAGAAATGACCCTTATTGTAGATGTAGACCTTAATCTTTTGAAAGACCTTCACCACCACGGTTCCGTCCAGGTGATGAATGACCGTAGAAAAGACCTTTATGAAACCTATCTTAAATAA
- the guaA gene encoding glutamine-hydrolyzing GMP synthase has translation MNNGIIILDFGSQYNQLIGRRIREMGVYSEILPFNTPLQDILAKQPKGIILSGGPSSVNAENAHLVEKELYEQGVPVLGICYGMQLTAHLLGGKVNKGEKGEYGKAHLDIIKESSLLKGVTQNSIVWMSHFDEVGELPAGFELNAKSGVMASISNEDRKIYCVQFHPEVSHTEEGGKMLENFVFAICNAEKNWKLTNYIDKTVEEIREKVGDNKVILGLSGGVDSSVAAVLIHKAIGDQLTCIFVDTGLLRKDEGQKVMDNYGEHFHMNIKMVDAKKRFLTKLAGIDDPEQKRKIIGNEFIHVFDEESHKIEGAKFLAQGTIYPDVIESQSVNGPSAVIKSHHNVGGLPEDMEFELLEPLRELFKDEVRKVGEELGIPHHLVHRHPFPGPGLGIRVLGAVDADKVRILQEADDIFIEELYKNDLYEKVSQAFVVLLPVKSVGVMGDERTYEYTAVVRSANTIDFMTATWSRLPYEFLDTVSSRIINEVRGINRVAYDISSKPPATIEWE, from the coding sequence ATGAACAACGGTATTATCATATTAGATTTCGGATCACAGTACAACCAGCTTATCGGAAGAAGAATCCGTGAGATGGGGGTATATTCTGAAATTCTCCCTTTTAACACACCCTTACAGGATATCTTAGCCAAACAGCCAAAAGGAATTATTCTTTCCGGAGGACCAAGCTCTGTGAATGCAGAAAATGCTCACCTTGTTGAAAAAGAATTGTATGAACAGGGAGTTCCTGTTCTGGGAATTTGCTACGGAATGCAGCTTACAGCACACCTTTTAGGAGGTAAAGTAAACAAAGGAGAAAAAGGAGAGTACGGAAAAGCTCATTTGGATATTATTAAAGAGAGTTCTTTACTAAAAGGAGTTACCCAGAATTCCATTGTATGGATGAGTCACTTTGACGAAGTAGGAGAGCTGCCTGCAGGTTTTGAATTGAATGCAAAATCAGGGGTGATGGCTTCTATTTCCAATGAAGACAGAAAAATCTACTGCGTACAGTTCCATCCGGAAGTTTCCCATACAGAAGAAGGCGGAAAAATGCTTGAAAACTTTGTTTTCGCAATCTGTAATGCTGAGAAAAACTGGAAACTGACAAACTACATCGATAAAACAGTTGAAGAGATCCGTGAAAAAGTAGGAGACAATAAAGTAATCCTTGGACTTTCAGGAGGAGTTGATTCTTCTGTAGCGGCAGTTTTAATTCACAAGGCGATCGGTGATCAGCTGACATGTATCTTCGTTGATACAGGGTTATTAAGAAAAGATGAAGGCCAGAAAGTAATGGATAACTATGGAGAACATTTCCATATGAACATTAAAATGGTGGATGCTAAAAAAAGATTCCTTACCAAACTGGCTGGTATAGACGACCCTGAACAGAAAAGAAAGATCATCGGAAACGAGTTTATTCATGTTTTTGATGAAGAATCCCATAAAATTGAAGGCGCTAAATTCTTAGCTCAGGGAACCATTTATCCTGACGTTATCGAAAGCCAGTCTGTCAACGGACCATCTGCAGTGATCAAGTCACACCACAATGTGGGAGGACTTCCTGAAGATATGGAATTCGAATTGTTAGAGCCATTGAGAGAACTTTTCAAGGATGAAGTAAGAAAAGTAGGTGAGGAATTAGGTATTCCGCATCATTTAGTACACAGACATCCATTCCCGGGTCCTGGATTAGGAATCAGGGTATTGGGAGCTGTAGATGCAGATAAAGTAAGAATCCTTCAGGAAGCTGATGATATTTTCATCGAAGAATTATATAAAAATGATCTTTACGAAAAAGTATCCCAGGCTTTCGTAGTGCTTCTTCCTGTAAAATCAGTAGGAGTAATGGGAGACGAAAGAACTTACGAATACACAGCAGTAGTTCGTTCTGCCAACACGATCGACTTTATGACTGCAACGTGGAGCAGACTCCCTTACGAATTCTTAGATACGGTTTCAAGCCGAATCATCAATGAAGTAAGAGGAATCAACAGAGTAGCTTACGATATTTCAAGCAAACCGCCTGCAACAATTGAGTGGGAGTAA
- the purD gene encoding phosphoribosylamine--glycine ligase, which produces MRILIIGEGGRESALAAKLQNDPRISKMFFANGNATTDVIGKNVHLSEIKELRDFAIKEKVDLTIVGPEAPLVAGLKDEFKKHDLKVFGPNQKVASLEGSKAFSKKFMQTYDIKTAKAVVFDSYNDAKEYVQTQQYPLVVKASGLAGGKGVVICDNLEEAEATIHDFMIRRIYGDAGIRLVIEEYLEGFEASIIAFSNGEKIFPCIAAKDYKKAGNGDTGPNTGGMGSVAPSPDFTQEHYTDFEQNILQPTINGLKGEGFSFKGIIFFGLMVTKNGTYLLEYNMRFGDPETQVLMALMENNLLDVIQDCMDGKDIQLKFKDEKAVCLVMCSGGYPRNIETGYEIVGEDKMKNAKLLYAGAVRKGDKVVSNGGRVLNIVATGATYDDARKKVYEDASHIHFDYGFYREDIGKF; this is translated from the coding sequence ATGAGAATATTAATCATAGGTGAAGGCGGTAGAGAATCTGCTTTAGCGGCAAAGCTTCAGAATGACCCGAGAATTTCTAAAATGTTTTTTGCTAACGGTAATGCTACCACCGATGTAATAGGGAAAAATGTTCATTTGTCAGAGATCAAAGAACTGAGAGATTTTGCGATCAAAGAAAAGGTAGACCTTACGATCGTAGGTCCTGAAGCCCCTCTTGTAGCCGGGCTTAAGGATGAATTCAAAAAGCACGATCTTAAAGTTTTCGGTCCGAATCAAAAAGTAGCAAGCCTGGAAGGAAGCAAGGCTTTCTCTAAGAAATTTATGCAGACCTATGATATCAAAACAGCTAAAGCTGTAGTATTTGATTCATACAACGATGCTAAAGAATATGTTCAGACACAGCAGTATCCTTTAGTAGTTAAGGCAAGCGGTCTGGCAGGCGGAAAAGGTGTGGTAATCTGCGACAACCTTGAAGAAGCTGAAGCTACGATCCACGACTTCATGATCAGAAGAATCTATGGAGATGCCGGAATCCGTCTGGTTATTGAAGAATATTTAGAAGGTTTTGAGGCTTCAATTATTGCATTCTCAAACGGTGAAAAAATCTTCCCTTGTATTGCGGCAAAAGATTACAAGAAAGCCGGAAACGGTGATACAGGACCCAATACAGGAGGTATGGGATCTGTAGCTCCAAGCCCTGATTTTACACAGGAACACTATACAGATTTTGAGCAGAATATCTTACAGCCTACCATCAACGGTCTTAAAGGAGAAGGATTCAGCTTTAAAGGAATTATTTTCTTCGGATTGATGGTTACTAAAAACGGAACATACCTTCTTGAATACAACATGAGATTCGGAGATCCTGAAACTCAGGTATTGATGGCATTGATGGAGAATAATCTTCTTGATGTGATCCAGGATTGTATGGACGGAAAAGACATCCAGCTTAAGTTTAAAGACGAAAAAGCAGTATGCCTTGTAATGTGTTCAGGAGGTTACCCTAGAAATATCGAAACAGGTTACGAAATTGTAGGTGAAGACAAGATGAAGAACGCTAAGCTTCTCTATGCCGGAGCTGTAAGAAAAGGCGACAAAGTGGTTTCCAACGGTGGAAGAGTGCTGAACATTGTAGCTACGGGTGCTACTTACGACGATGCCCGCAAAAAAGTTTACGAAGACGCAAGTCATATACATTTCGATTACGGTTTCTACAGAGAAGACATCGGAAAGTTTTAA